The Myxococcota bacterium genomic interval TTCACCCGGATCGTGCGCCACGACTTGCCGGCGCGCTGCGTGCGCCCGGACCTCGACGAGGCCGAGGTCGAGAAGTTGCGCGCCGAGTTGCACGACGAGCTCACGCGCGAGTGCGCCGCCTTCGAGCTCGAGCGCCTCGGTCAATCCGAGCGGTAGAACTGCCGACCTAGAAAGGCATGACTCGTCGCTCGCTGGCGCTCCTGGCCCTGCTGGCGCCCCTCTGGGCCTGCTCGCCGCCGTCGCAGGACGGCGCCGTGGTGCCCGTGGGCTCCCCGGAAGACGGGGCTCCGGTGACTCCCAAGCCCGCTCGGGAGCGCGCCCCGGCAACGCCTGCGCGCCGGTCCGGCACCTTGAAGGCCGACGGCGGCTACTACCAGTACGTGGACGAGTCGGGCCGCGTGCGCTTCGCGACCTCGCTCGACCAGGTGCCCGAGCGGCAGCGCTCGACCGCCGGTCACATCACCGTCGAGGCCTCGGCCTCGCGGGCCGTGCGCCGCGCTTCGGTCGCCCCCGACGACGGCCCGCGCGGAAAGACCACCCACGCCCCGGTCGTCATGTACTCGACGCAGAGCTGCGGCTACTGCCGCAGGGCGCGCGCGTACTTCGACCAAATCGGCCAGGAGTACGTGGACAAGGACGTCGAGAACGACGACGACGCGCGCGAGGAGTTCCTGGGCCTGACCCACGGGAACACCGGCGTGCCGGTGATCGTGATCGGCGGGAAGATGATCCAGGGCTGGAGCCAGCCCCGGGTCGAGCAGATGCTGGCCGCCTCGCGCTGAGCGGCCCTCCTTCCTGATCGCTCGTTCGCTTTCCCCTTGACATACGTGCGCGCACGATTGAATGTACCGTCCGGTACGTACGGCATGTCGGACTCAACGAACAGCGAACGCGCGCGATCGGCGGCCACCGCCCACGGCGAGCTGTCGCGCGAGAAGATCCTCGCGGCGGCGATCGCGCTCTTCTCCGAGCGCGGCTACGCCGGCACCTCCGTCGCCGACGTGTGCGAGCGCGCCGGGGTCGTGAAGACGGCGCTCTACTGGCACTTCGAGAGCAAGGAAGGCCTGCTCGACGCCGCGCTGGCCCGGGTGGCCGAGGCGTGGATCGAGCAGATCCGCGCCAACGTCGAGGAGGCCGCCGGGGTCGAGGAGCGCTGCGACCGCTTCATGGCGGGGCTGCGCTGGCTCGTGACCGAGCGCAGCGAGACCTTGATGCTGATCCTGGGCGCGATCCTCGAGCGCGCGCAGGTCAACGAGACCACGCGCGCCAACCTGCACGAGCTGTTCTCGAGCGCGCGCGGCGCGATCGTCGAGGTCGTGCGCGAGACACTCGGCCGCGACGTGCCCGACTGCGACCTGATCGCCGAGACCGTGCTCTCGTTCGTGCACGGCATCGCGCTGTGCCAGCGGCTGGCCGACGAGCCCGAGCAGCTCGAGCGGCGCTTTGCCTACCTGAAACGACTCTTCATGCTCGCGGTGTTCCAGGCCGCGACGAATTCCGGAGGAAACCCATGACCACCCTGGAGCAGTCACTCCCCCTGCTTCCCGGAAAGCCCGAGATTCCCGACGACGCGGAGCTGGCTGGCGCCGACGAGCGCGCGTGGCGCGAGCTGCTGGGCCGCCTGTCCCGCCAGTCGGTGACCAAACACTTCGACGCCTACGAGGACGTGGCCTGGGACGATCCCGACCACGCCGTGCAGCCCGACGACCCGCGCTTCGAGCTGATCCCGCTCGATCCGCTGGGCGGCACCGACTGGTACCAGTCCCAGCCGCAGCCCGTGCGCGCGCGCATCGGCCTGCACCGCTTCGCCACGTTCATGAAGGTGGGCGTGCAGTTCGAGAACG includes:
- a CDS encoding helix-turn-helix domain-containing protein — translated: MSDSTNSERARSAATAHGELSREKILAAAIALFSERGYAGTSVADVCERAGVVKTALYWHFESKEGLLDAALARVAEAWIEQIRANVEEAAGVEERCDRFMAGLRWLVTERSETLMLILGAILERAQVNETTRANLHELFSSARGAIVEVVRETLGRDVPDCDLIAETVLSFVHGIALCQRLADEPEQLERRFAYLKRLFMLAVFQAATNSGGNP
- a CDS encoding glutaredoxin family protein encodes the protein MTRRSLALLALLAPLWACSPPSQDGAVVPVGSPEDGAPVTPKPARERAPATPARRSGTLKADGGYYQYVDESGRVRFATSLDQVPERQRSTAGHITVEASASRAVRRASVAPDDGPRGKTTHAPVVMYSTQSCGYCRRARAYFDQIGQEYVDKDVENDDDAREEFLGLTHGNTGVPVIVIGGKMIQGWSQPRVEQMLAASR